In the Bacteroidota bacterium genome, GTGCTGATGCAGCGATCAAAGCGACCGCCCGATTGAATGAGCAGACGCCACAAGTGCTAGATGCGCCGGCCCTCGATGCCATACCCACCCAGTTTGCGCTACAGCAAAATTATCCCAACCCATTTAACCCGGTGACAACCATACAGTATGCGATTGAGCAAGACGTAGAGGTGACACTTGTCGTCTACGACATGCTGGGACGCGAAGTAGAGCGGTTGGTAGATGGGCTTCAAAACGCCGGCACCCACAACGTGTCTTTTAATGCCCAGGCACTGTCGAGCGGTATGTATGTTTACCGGCTCGTTGCCGGGTCATATGCACAAACAAAGCAGATGCTGCTGGTGAAATAGTTTTCCAGATTTTCCTCTAGAAAAGCACTTCTCCCCCCGCACTTCTTTCATCCGACCAGGCTAGCGAGGCCGCACCATGCAAATCAGGTGCGGCCTCGATTTTTTAGCGCGATTTTTCGATGATTAAAGCCACAAATGGCAACATTTTCCCACTTTTGCTGATCCAGGACGCAAAAATGGCTTTGGTAGCCACTTTCAGGTTCCAGTTTCGTAAAAATTTCCCAATTCTTTGAGATCTTCCTGAAGGAACGAGAGTAGGAGACGCAGCAGATCAGCTATCGCTGCTTTGAGTATATATTTTTCAGTGATAGAACGAGCGCATCGCTGACCTTCCTCCGCCTTCAACGACTTATTTAGTAGAGCATAGATCCTTCATGGAAGCAACCAAAACGATGACCAAAGGGCAGGTTGTACAAATCATTGGCCCCGTAGTAGACGTAGAATTTGAAGCCAGTGCAGTTCCTGAAATTCTTGATGCCTTGAGCATTGCCCGAGAGGGTGGTGATGCGCTGGTACTTGAAGTACAGCAGCATCTCGGCGAGAACCGGGTAAGAACCATCGCAATGGATTCTACGGACGGTTTGACCCGTGGCACTGAAGTAGTGAACACTGGCCAGGCAATCGCAATGCCAATCGGCGAAGATATCCGCGGCCGCCTGTTCAACGTGGTTGGGAAAGCCATCGATGGCCTGCCTCAGCCAAAAGGCGACGCCCGCCGGCCAATTCATGCAGAGCCACCGTCCTTCGACGACCTCGCAACCTCTACCGAAATCCTCGAAACGGGCATCAAGGTAATTGACATCCTCGAGCCTTATTCTCGTGGTGGTAAAATTGGTTTGTTTGGTGGTGCTGGTGTAGGCAAGACTGTATTGATCATGGAACTGATCAACAACATCGCTAAAGAGCACGACGGCCTGTCTGTGTTTGCCGGTGTTGGTGAGCGTACCCGTGAAGGAAATGACCTGCTCCGCGAGATGCTGGAAAGTGGTGTAATCCAGTATGGAGAAGATTTCCTCCATGCAATGGAAGAAGGAGAATGGGACCTTTCCAAAGTTGATCTCGACAAAATTAAAGAGAGTAACATCGCCCTGGTATTTGGCCAGATGAACGAGCCGCCAGGCGCCCGCGCCCGCGTTGCCCTGTCCGGCCTTACAATTGCAGAGTACTTCCGCGATCTTGGTGGTCGTGACGTGCTCTTCTTTGTAGATAACATTTTCCGCTTTACGCAGGCCGGCTCTGAAGTATCAGCGCTTCTTGGTCGTATGCCTAGCGCTGTAGGATACCAGCCGACGCTTGCAACGGAAATGGGTGAGATGCAGGAACGCATTACTTCTACCAAAAACGGTTCAATTACATCAGTGCAGGCCATTTACGTACCTGCTGATGACTTGACTGACCCTGCGCCTGCTACAACCTTTGCGCACCTTGACGCCACAACGGTACTCTCGCGTCGTATCTCTTCTCTGGGTATCTACCCGGCGATTGACCCGCTTGATTCTACCAGCCGTATCCTTGATCCCCGCGTCATTGGCGATGATCATTACAACACGGCACAGGCGGTTAAAGAACTCCTGCAGCGGTACAAAGAGCTTCAGGATATTATTGCTATCCTTGGTATGGATGAATTGAGCGACGAAGATAAAGAAGTTGTAGGCCGTGCACGTCGCGCTGAGCGCTACATGTCTCAGCCATTCTTTGTTGCTGAGCAGTTCACTGGTACCCCGGGCCGCTACGTGAAGCTTGAAGACACCATCCGTGGCTTCAAAATGATCATGAACGGCGAGCTTGACCACTATCCTGAATCTGCCTTCCTGATGAAAGGCACCATTGAGGAAGTGATCGAGCACGGAGAAAAACTGCTCGCAGAAGGATAATCAATTGGTTGACGGTTGCAGGTTGAACGGGCAAGTATAATTTGCTGCTCAGCCTTGCACCGGTAACAGCAAACCTGTACGCATTAGAAATGGCTGGAACTATCTACGTCGACATTGTATCGCCAACAGGCAGCGTATTCAAAGGGGAAGCAGAACGCGTGCGTGCACCTGGTATCCAGGGCGCATTCGAAATCCTGCACAACCATGCGCCGATGATCGCAGCAATCGAACTGGGGCCGTTGTTTGTAACGCTTACCTCAGGTGACCGTGTTGCTTTTGCTACCAGTGGCGGCTTTGTTGAAGTACTGAACAACACCGTAACGGTGCTTGCAGAGACGGCTGAGCCGGCTTCAGGCATCGACATTGATCGCGCCAAAGCCGCAGAGGCCCGCGCCCTTGAAAAGATGTCTTCAGGTGATGACGCTGAGCGTCGTAAAGCGCAGCAGTCACTCGAGCGGGCAAGGTTGCGGATGAGCATGGGCAATGTCGGCGGTAAACGCGCCAACTAATCCTACGCTGCGCAGCAAGCCTGTAATAATTATTTGGAAAACTGAAGCCATTTCTTTAAGAAGAGATGGCTTTTTGTTTTTTCCGTAAGACGACGCTATACCATGCAGATTTCTGACCTCCCTACGCCCTGTGTACTGATCGAAAACAGCCGGCTTGAAACCAACCTGCGTGTGATGCAGGAGAAAGCTAACACAAACGGCGTGGACCTTCGGCCGCACACCAAAACCCATAAATCTGTTGCCATTGCACAAAAGCAGATGGCACAAGGCGCCAGCGGCCTCACGGTTGCCAAAGTGGGGGAAGCAGAAATTTTTATGGAAAATGGGTTCTCTGATGTGCGGATTGCCTACAATGTGGTCGGGCAAGAGAAACTGGCCCGTGTGCATCAACTGATGTCAAAAGGACGCATTTCTTTTTGTGTTGATACCCTGGAGGGAGCACAGCAGGCTTCAGATTTTTTTGCTTCGCTTGGGGAACGGGCTGAGGTGCTTATTGAGGTAGATTGTGGCTACGGACGCTGTGGTGTGCGCTGGGACCAACAGCAAAGCCTTGATTTTGCTCGTGCTGTAGGTGACCTGCCGGGCTTAAAACTCACGGGCATCCTTACCCACGCCGGCAACGCCTATGCCGGACCAGCATCGGATGAGGAATCCCTTGATGGGTCGCTCAAGCGAGTTGCCACAGAGGAACGGGACCGCATGCTTGAATTTGCGGCCGCAATGCACGCTGCCGGCGTCAATGGGGTTATGCCAAATGCTGTAGGAGGACGCTTTGAAATCAGTATAGGCTCAACGCCTTCCATGAAATACTTCGAGAACGCGCAACATCAAGGGTTTACGGTAACCGAAATAAGGCCCGGCAATTACCCTTTTAACGATGCCATTCAGCATGCGCTCACGGTTGCGCCGCTCAAAGACTGCGCCCTCACGGTTTATGCAACTGTAGTGAGTAAACAACGCAATTCAGACGGTAGTGAGCGGCTCTTCCTGGATGCCGGCCGCAAAGTATTTACGGGTGATGAAGGATACCTGACCAGGGGCTATGGTATTATCCTCTACAATGCGCGTGCGATGCATGCACTGCCCCATGCATCCATTACAGGCCTTTCTGAAGAACATGGCTGGGTACGCGTACCCGGTGCCTCAACCCTCGAAGTTGGCAACACAGTTCGGGTGGTCCCCAATCATGCGTGTGTTGTGGTAAATAACCTGGACCAGTTTCACCTGGTTGATGGGAATGAGGTCGTTGGAACACTGCCCGTTGATGCACGAGGTAGGGTTGCATAGAAAAGCCCTTTTTTGGTGAAGATTTTACTTTTAATCGTTTATCTTCTTAGGTTGAACGAATAAAGTAACCCGGCCACTAACTCACATTTTACTATGGGTAACAACAAAATTATTATTGCCGGCCTTGTTGGCGGTGTTGTAGCATTCTTTGTAGGCTACCT is a window encoding:
- the atpD gene encoding F0F1 ATP synthase subunit beta, giving the protein MEATKTMTKGQVVQIIGPVVDVEFEASAVPEILDALSIAREGGDALVLEVQQHLGENRVRTIAMDSTDGLTRGTEVVNTGQAIAMPIGEDIRGRLFNVVGKAIDGLPQPKGDARRPIHAEPPSFDDLATSTEILETGIKVIDILEPYSRGGKIGLFGGAGVGKTVLIMELINNIAKEHDGLSVFAGVGERTREGNDLLREMLESGVIQYGEDFLHAMEEGEWDLSKVDLDKIKESNIALVFGQMNEPPGARARVALSGLTIAEYFRDLGGRDVLFFVDNIFRFTQAGSEVSALLGRMPSAVGYQPTLATEMGEMQERITSTKNGSITSVQAIYVPADDLTDPAPATTFAHLDATTVLSRRISSLGIYPAIDPLDSTSRILDPRVIGDDHYNTAQAVKELLQRYKELQDIIAILGMDELSDEDKEVVGRARRAERYMSQPFFVAEQFTGTPGRYVKLEDTIRGFKMIMNGELDHYPESAFLMKGTIEEVIEHGEKLLAEG
- the atpC gene encoding ATP synthase F1 subunit epsilon, yielding MAGTIYVDIVSPTGSVFKGEAERVRAPGIQGAFEILHNHAPMIAAIELGPLFVTLTSGDRVAFATSGGFVEVLNNTVTVLAETAEPASGIDIDRAKAAEARALEKMSSGDDAERRKAQQSLERARLRMSMGNVGGKRAN
- a CDS encoding alanine racemase — its product is MQISDLPTPCVLIENSRLETNLRVMQEKANTNGVDLRPHTKTHKSVAIAQKQMAQGASGLTVAKVGEAEIFMENGFSDVRIAYNVVGQEKLARVHQLMSKGRISFCVDTLEGAQQASDFFASLGERAEVLIEVDCGYGRCGVRWDQQQSLDFARAVGDLPGLKLTGILTHAGNAYAGPASDEESLDGSLKRVATEERDRMLEFAAAMHAAGVNGVMPNAVGGRFEISIGSTPSMKYFENAQHQGFTVTEIRPGNYPFNDAIQHALTVAPLKDCALTVYATVVSKQRNSDGSERLFLDAGRKVFTGDEGYLTRGYGIILYNARAMHALPHASITGLSEEHGWVRVPGASTLEVGNTVRVVPNHACVVVNNLDQFHLVDGNEVVGTLPVDARGRVA